In Cervus elaphus chromosome 31, mCerEla1.1, whole genome shotgun sequence, one DNA window encodes the following:
- the LOC122687430 gene encoding keratin-associated protein 6-1-like isoform X4: MCGYYGNYYGGLGCGSYGYGGLGCGYGSCYGSGFRRLGCGYGCGYGYGARSLCGSGYGYGARSLCGSGYGYGARSLCGSGYGYGARSLCGSGYGCGSGYGSGFGYYY; this comes from the coding sequence ATGTGTGGCTACTACGGAAACTACTATGGCGGCCTGGGCTGTGGAAGCTACGGCTATGGAGGTCTGGGCTGTGGCTATGGCTCCTGCTATGGGTCTGGCTTCCGCAGGCTGGGCTGTGGCTACGGCTGTGGCTATGGCTATGGTGCCCGCTCTCTCTGTGGAAGTGGCTACGGCTATGGTGCCCGCTCTCTCTGTGGAAGTGGCTACGGCTATGGCGCCCGCTCTCTCTGCGGAAGTGGCTACGGCTATGGCGCCCGCTCTCTCTGTGGAAGTGGCTACGGATGCGGCT